A window of Microcoleus sp. bin38.metabat.b11b12b14.051 genomic DNA:
AAGATTTTATTTTTTCACAAACACGCTCAGCGGTTCCATCGACCATTTGTGTTCGTAAGTTTGATTTTTGACTGTTATCTCTTTTAGTTGTTTGCCGTCATTTTTTGTATCAGAGTAAAGTATCGCACAAGGAATAAAACTTTTGTAAGGCTCTACGTTCAGTTTTTGCCCGACGACGGGATCTATCGTCGAAATGTGTTCGATGCGAGGTGCTGGTTTCCCAGACTCTGGAAGCATTACCCACAAGGGATATTCCCACACACTTTTCGCCCAAAACGACAATCCTATATTCGCGCACTTTTGAGATTTCACAAAATCTACTGCTTTATTGTAAGCAACCTCGATGTTCGGCCTGCTTGTAAAGTAAAGCTCTTGTCTGCTGCTATTAAAAATGTTACTATCTCCCAGTAAAGGTCTGAATTTGTTGTGAGCAATCCAAGGTAGGGACATGATAATTAGAATTGCCACTAGATAATTCGCTATTCTATGATTTGATATTTGCGAGACGGCTAATCCAAATATCGGCGCAAATAACACGAATATTGACAGGTGGTGACGGCTGTGCCAAGGTTGCAATTTGAGAAGAAGACACAGCAGTAAAAATGTCATGATTGCAGCACTTAAATAAGTTACTACTATTTGGGTTCTTTTCAAACTGTGATTTCTAAATATCAGCGCGATGGTGGCAAATGTCAGCCAAAAGTGAATCGGGTTGGTAGCTGTGTTTTCATTAAATGACGGTGTGGCGATCGCAAATACTTGTCCGGGAGGCCAAGTGATGCGCGGATCGTTTGTGGCTACTCCCAGTATTCTGTGCAGCACGTTAATCACTCCCACGATTGCGCCGTTAATCCGGGAAATCCTCGTCCCGGCTTGCATACCTAAATTTCTAATTACATTTGACAGGAAAGTTGGCAGCGTCAATCCTTCAATTTTATATTCTTTAGTAAAACTTTCTGGCGCTCCGATCGCATAACCAAACAAATCATAATTTCGCCAAAAGTGACCTAAATTTAGCATCAAAGTTACCGCAGCTATTATCAAAATCGGTGGCAGCATCTTTCCCCGAAAACCTTTAATCCCTGCCACAAGAAACCACAGAATAAAAGGCAGACAAAATATATAAGCTGTCGTTTTTGTCAACAGAGCTAAACCCAAACCAGCACCGATTTTGAAAGTATTAAACCCAGTAATTCCTGCCTGGAGTCCTGCTAAACCGCAGCAAACAAAACACACCACCCAGAAACATACAGCATAATCGTTTTGAGTGCTAGAACCCTGGAGGATACCCATCGGTAAAGTCGCTGCAAAAACCGCTGCAAAAACTTGACCGCGCCCATTAGCACCCAGGTGTTGAGCAATTAAAGAAACTGCGATCGCGCTGCCGGCCATACTCAACCACTGTACCAAATTAGCATAGCGATCGCCCCCGCTTAAAATCTGAAAGTGCATAATTGCAAACTCAGCCCCCGGCGGGTGATACAACTGCGGCACGTAAGAAGTAGGATAATGCTCCACGCTACGGTTTTGCATCCAGTGAGCAACCCGGCTCATGTGATAAGTCATCGAATCCCAATTGTTAGGCGGCGCAACCACAGCAATCAAACCAACCCCAGCAAAAATCAACAATACACCGCCTAGCAACCCCGCTAAGACACTAGAAAATTGCTCATCTTTAGTTTTTTCCAAAATTGGCTCGCTAGGCTTAAATTTTAAATAAACAATCAAACCGAGAATACCTGCTACCAGCCACAGCCCCAACACCCACTCGAAAGTCAGCAACCTAAATAAACTTAAAATTTCCGTAGATGAAGCAACAAGCACTCCCCAAATAATTGCAGCAGACAAAATAGCACTGCGCCAACACTTATCGATTTTCTCAAATATAAGAAAAAAAATGCCCAGAGCTACCAATGGCATCAAGCCGAATATATCTGTTATCATCAAAGTTAATCCTGCTGCTAAAAGTTAGCTCACTTGACAGTTGACAGTTGACATAAGAGCCCGCTCGCTCTTGTCGAGGGGTTGACAGTTGACAGCTACCTCTACTTTGATGGAAGACGATTGGAGTAATGAACAGTCTTTTTTGAATTTGTCCATAAAAAAGAGATGCTTTTAACGAATTTTTTATGGTAAAACTATAAAAATATGACAAATTCTAAGTATCTTTGGCAAGCAAATCAAGACTTAAGGGAAGGTTGCCTGCAACATCCTTTTGTCAGAGGCATTGCTGACGGCAGCCTACCCCAAAATAGTTTTGCATATTACGTTGCACAAGACGCATTTTTTCTGAAAGCATTTGCCCGCGCTTACAGCATTGCTGCGGCAAAAGCACCCGATTGGGAGGGGTTTGAAATCCTCCACAATCTCGGCGGTGGCGTTTTGGAAGAATTGCACCTGCATCAAGGATATGCAGCGAAATGGGGTGTAAACTTGCCCGAGATCAAACCCGGAATCGCTACCCGCCGCTACAAGGATTTTTTATTAGCAACAGCTTGGGGAAGCGGTGTAGGTTTAACAGTAGCAGCGATGACTCCTTGTTTGCGGTTGTATGCTTTTTTGGGGCAGCAGTTAGCTCAACCTCATATACCGGAACACGCCTTGAGCGAGTGGATTTCTACCTACAGCAGCCCGGAGTTTGAGATTTTAGCTTCGCGGCTGGAAAGTTTGGTCGATCGCTATGCCGAATCTACGCCCGAAGTAGAAGCCACCTATCGCTATGCTATGCTGTGCGAAAGAGACTTTTTTCAGGCAGCATGGGAGGTAGAGTAAATTAAGTTTATGAAAAATATATTGAGCAAGATCTTAAGTTACCAAGAAGAATGGGTTTAAAACATCGTCTTTCTAGGGGGAAATAAAACAAAACTATTCACTGTTTCAATCCTGTTGCTTTTAGCCAGAAGTAGCCCTCAAGCGTCAACTGAATGAACTATGCCCACGCAGCAAATTTAACAGCCATGTACAGCAGGAATGTAGGAAATAATGTCATCACAGCATATCCCCAACGACGCTGACTGCTCAAAAGTAAACCGAGTGCGATCGATAGCGACAAAATCCCGTAAGCATAGCGGTGAACCGATTGGAGAGCACCGGAGTTGAGCAACAGCGCTAAAGAGCAAAAACCGAAGCTGATGAGTGTAATGCTGAGCTTTTTTCGCAAGTACCACAACAAATAGCCACCGCCAAAAATCATCCCAACTTTACTAACAGCTTGCACGCGGAAACTAAAAAAATCCCGAAATATGTCCAACCAAGTAGGCTGAACCCAGGCTTTTTGGACGTGAATAAATGCTAAGGCATCTCCAAAAGTCAGACCACAATACAAACTAAATGACAACAACCCGATCGCGCTAGCCAAACCCGCAGCATAAGCGATAGGAGGTCTTTTTTCCCTCCAAGCTGTCAGCAAAAAAGTAGGTATCAGTGCCACTTCCGGCCCCCTAGTAGCCGTCGTCAAAGCACCCCAAAAACCCGCCCAAATATACTCGCCCCTCTCAAAAGCTCGCAAAGCCGATGCTGTTAGGAACAAAAACAATCCTTCTGTGTAGATAACAGTACAAAATAGCGAAAACGGACACCAGGCAAGTACAGCAGTCGTCCACTTAGCTGCACCTGTATCGTATCGCTGTTCTACCCAAAAGTAAACCAGCACTAATGCACCCATAAATGCCAAACTATTGATTAGTACCCCCGCTACTTCCACTTGTATCCCCAAAGTTATCAGCCCGCGCACCAGCAAAGGAAACAGCGGATAAAAAGCAACAGAATGATGCTGCCCGTCATCTGCATAGCTGTAGCCTAAAGTAGCGATTTCGATGTACCATTTACCGTCCCAGTGCGAAAACAATTCCCAGCCACTTTTGGGAAGGAAGCCACTCACAAAACCCAGAGGTGGCTCAATGGCATACACTGGCGACTTCTTGCAGACTAAAGGAGCAATTAGCTGCATCCCGATCGCAATTACCGATCGGCTCAGAAACCACATAGCAAGTACAAAAATTAACCCGTCCCTGCTGTTGTGGCGATCGCGATGCGGAGTTACTTCTGGGTGTAACTCAGTATTTTTCATGGCTAAAACACTACCCAAGCGTTGATTTAAAACCCCTCAAGTATAGCCGACTGAAATATATACGTAAGCACAGGGCGATCGCCAATCTTAACGTCCGAGTTTATTAGGAATACCTTCGCAGCCACCGGGAATAGTCTCTCTCGACTTTGAGCCGCACCAAGCGCAGCAGTAATAGCGCTGCTCGTCCGACAGCCGCTTGACAGCGGTGAAATCAGCACGTTCAACCACAGCGCCGGTATGTTCGCCCGTTTGATAGTTAGCAAATTCCGTGCGGCTGCGGGGAGATGCTTTTTCAGCAGAGCCGTAGAATAATATTGCTGCTCTCATGTCGGCGCGAGCTAGATTGGCGTCGTACAGGATAGCACGCGAGAGGTTGGCTTTGACTAAATCGCACTTGCTGAGGTTGGCGCGGACAAGGTTAGCTTCGCTCAACTCCGTCCACCGCAAATCGGTGCCCGCTAGGTCAGCACCGGCTAACATAACGTTTAAATCGATGACGCGGATGCCGTGATCT
This region includes:
- a CDS encoding TenA family protein; the protein is MTNSKYLWQANQDLREGCLQHPFVRGIADGSLPQNSFAYYVAQDAFFLKAFARAYSIAAAKAPDWEGFEILHNLGGGVLEELHLHQGYAAKWGVNLPEIKPGIATRRYKDFLLATAWGSGVGLTVAAMTPCLRLYAFLGQQLAQPHIPEHALSEWISTYSSPEFEILASRLESLVDRYAESTPEVEATYRYAMLCERDFFQAAWEVE
- a CDS encoding mannosyltransferase family protein encodes the protein MKNTELHPEVTPHRDRHNSRDGLIFVLAMWFLSRSVIAIGMQLIAPLVCKKSPVYAIEPPLGFVSGFLPKSGWELFSHWDGKWYIEIATLGYSYADDGQHHSVAFYPLFPLLVRGLITLGIQVEVAGVLINSLAFMGALVLVYFWVEQRYDTGAAKWTTAVLAWCPFSLFCTVIYTEGLFLFLTASALRAFERGEYIWAGFWGALTTATRGPEVALIPTFLLTAWREKRPPIAYAAGLASAIGLLSFSLYCGLTFGDALAFIHVQKAWVQPTWLDIFRDFFSFRVQAVSKVGMIFGGGYLLWYLRKKLSITLISFGFCSLALLLNSGALQSVHRYAYGILSLSIALGLLLSSQRRWGYAVMTLFPTFLLYMAVKFAAWA